In Zunongwangia profunda SM-A87, the following proteins share a genomic window:
- a CDS encoding N-acetylmuramoyl-L-alanine amidase family protein, which yields MDIYLIRYSDTLISLSDCTKLAKALNADLFISLHCNHSHNPTARGI from the coding sequence GTGGATATTTATTTGATCCGGTATAGCGATACGCTTATTTCCTTATCCGATTGTACTAAACTGGCAAAGGCACTGAATGCTGATTTGTTTATTTCTTTGCACTGCAATCATTCTCATAATCCCACTGCAAGAGGGATTTAG
- a CDS encoding TraG family conjugative transposon ATPase, giving the protein MKKIKLSSHWPIADIRDNIVFSGNGNVVICYQLDLPEIYSLSEKDFEDLHATWFQALKSLPVGTVVHKQDIYEKKAFTATALPNKTFLEKATRDHFKDREFMEHRSLLFFTLTRNKALNNSKYVNPFRKVSRGIIRELDANLQSFISSVSDCVSFIANSRKIYIQALKPEEITNLTTEYFNGFNEGFDTDILLEKQHIQTGDNYFDALAINSELCFGERVQSSKTNEKFTSDDFVFHQGFIDGLGLHLKENHIVNQILYLDDKHKWRKLLDKKVEELSKSSNFGSQNKVVLGKIQEILEKINSDDNARIIRGHLNVIFWDRNPRNLEGIASKIKAEFKELDITPYAPRGEERKNYLLNSYCCFSSNFSDEDLYVTDLKHALCLFINNTNYKSDPTGIIFNDREHNIPVLKDVWDEGKKRIKARNFAIFAPTGEGKSFLANNILRQYFENGVRLVIIDLGGSYTKFAKLYPDKYTVLRYESGKSLGINPFYISNPNDVNPERLEDLLVFLLELIAADDKVTKAQSVAIKKILRYYYKNTTENHSLDSFYRFIEQRKDELLESLKIHPDYFNVINFLHVLSEYVGDGLYSFLFEVSEDQTYKIEDKRLIVFELDEVKDNKEILSVMLKLIKSAIQRTIWKNRAEKGIILFDEFAKQLKFDNVLESVEFYYQAIRKQNGAIGIILQSINQLPNNATSSSILENTQVIYSLNNEKGYEELARRLSLSSHDLNQLKSIRNNLTGKCKYTEIFIKIGKESNIFRLEVPPEVYAAYLTDGTENEVIMAIYNETKNMEKAIEEFIRKA; this is encoded by the coding sequence ATGAAAAAAATTAAGCTTTCCTCCCACTGGCCAATTGCCGATATCCGAGACAATATCGTTTTTTCCGGTAATGGTAACGTTGTGATATGTTATCAGCTGGACCTCCCTGAAATCTATTCCCTCTCAGAGAAAGATTTTGAAGACCTGCACGCCACCTGGTTCCAGGCGCTTAAATCCCTACCGGTGGGTACAGTAGTGCACAAGCAGGATATTTATGAGAAAAAAGCATTCACTGCAACTGCACTTCCAAACAAAACCTTTTTGGAAAAGGCCACCCGGGATCATTTTAAAGATAGAGAGTTTATGGAACACCGCTCCTTATTATTCTTCACCCTGACCAGGAACAAAGCGTTAAACAACTCCAAATACGTAAACCCTTTTCGAAAAGTCTCCAGAGGCATCATCAGGGAACTTGATGCGAACCTGCAAAGTTTTATCAGCTCGGTAAGTGATTGTGTTTCCTTTATAGCAAACAGCCGAAAGATTTACATACAAGCATTAAAACCAGAAGAAATCACCAATCTCACTACCGAATATTTTAATGGTTTCAATGAGGGTTTCGATACCGATATCCTACTCGAAAAACAACATATTCAAACTGGGGATAATTATTTTGATGCCTTAGCTATCAATAGCGAGCTGTGCTTTGGCGAAAGGGTACAGTCGAGCAAGACCAATGAGAAATTCACATCCGATGATTTTGTATTTCACCAGGGGTTTATTGATGGGCTGGGGCTTCATTTAAAGGAAAACCATATAGTCAACCAGATCCTCTACCTAGATGATAAACACAAGTGGCGCAAGCTACTGGATAAAAAAGTAGAAGAACTTAGCAAAAGTTCCAACTTTGGATCACAAAACAAAGTCGTTCTAGGAAAGATTCAGGAAATCCTGGAAAAAATTAATAGCGATGATAACGCACGGATTATCCGGGGCCATCTTAATGTCATCTTTTGGGATCGGAATCCTCGTAATTTGGAAGGCATTGCCTCTAAAATTAAGGCGGAGTTTAAGGAACTGGATATTACCCCTTACGCTCCGCGGGGCGAAGAACGAAAGAATTACCTGCTGAACAGCTACTGCTGCTTCTCTTCCAATTTTTCCGATGAAGATCTTTATGTGACCGATTTAAAACATGCCTTGTGCCTATTTATCAATAACACCAATTACAAATCGGACCCTACCGGTATCATTTTTAATGACCGCGAGCATAACATTCCTGTGCTAAAAGATGTTTGGGATGAGGGAAAGAAACGCATTAAGGCGCGGAACTTTGCCATCTTCGCCCCTACCGGGGAAGGGAAATCCTTTTTGGCCAATAACATCCTGCGCCAGTATTTTGAAAACGGAGTACGGCTGGTGATTATCGATCTTGGAGGTTCTTATACCAAGTTCGCTAAACTCTATCCTGATAAGTACACTGTATTGCGCTACGAGAGCGGAAAGAGTTTAGGGATCAATCCTTTCTACATATCCAATCCCAATGATGTAAACCCGGAGCGGTTGGAGGATCTTTTAGTGTTCCTATTAGAACTCATTGCTGCAGATGATAAAGTTACCAAAGCACAATCCGTAGCCATTAAAAAGATCCTCCGTTACTATTACAAAAACACCACGGAAAACCATTCCCTAGATAGTTTTTACCGTTTTATCGAGCAGCGAAAAGATGAGCTGCTGGAATCCCTTAAAATCCATCCCGACTACTTCAATGTTATTAACTTTTTGCATGTGCTCTCGGAGTATGTCGGCGATGGTCTATACAGCTTCTTATTTGAAGTTAGCGAAGATCAAACTTACAAGATCGAAGATAAGCGGCTGATTGTTTTTGAACTCGATGAAGTTAAGGACAATAAAGAGATCCTCTCGGTGATGCTCAAACTAATCAAGTCGGCGATCCAGCGTACGATCTGGAAAAACAGGGCAGAAAAGGGAATCATCCTTTTTGATGAATTCGCCAAGCAACTCAAGTTTGACAATGTCCTTGAAAGCGTTGAATTCTACTACCAGGCCATCCGTAAACAGAACGGTGCCATTGGAATTATTTTACAATCCATAAATCAGCTTCCTAATAATGCGACTTCCTCAAGCATCCTGGAAAACACCCAGGTGATCTACAGCCTGAATAATGAAAAAGGTTATGAAGAACTGGCCAGGCGCTTGAGCCTGTCCAGCCACGATCTCAACCAGTTGAAATCGATCAGGAATAATTTGACCGGCAAGTGCAAGTACACCGAGATCTTCATTAAGATAGGCAAGGAAAGCAACATTTTCCGCCTGGAAGTACCACCCGAAGTCTATGCCGCCTATCTCACCGACGGCACCGAAAACGAGGTCATAATGGCCATTTATAATGAGACCAAAAATATGGAAAAGGCTATAGAGGAATTCATCAGGAAGGCCTAA
- a CDS encoding conjugal transfer protein, with protein MKNKHKTWILTLALALFSSGHIVAQGMPVYDNTNFVSLVKSLVESAKQTANLVKTVNFLKAQKENIEKVNSVVQDLKAVREIGRNNQRLIAVMQDDLRDILNSPYIKPDEISRVTESFSAVVDNSLETASFIDEILSSDHLKMSDAERADVLKRKELESKEMVTDVRLKTKRYREIISFREMQDRINNRETGF; from the coding sequence ATGAAAAATAAACACAAAACCTGGATACTCACACTTGCCCTAGCTTTATTTTCATCTGGCCACATTGTGGCCCAGGGGATGCCGGTGTATGATAACACGAACTTTGTCAGCCTGGTTAAATCTCTTGTGGAATCAGCCAAGCAAACCGCTAATCTTGTCAAGACCGTCAACTTTTTAAAGGCACAGAAAGAGAATATAGAGAAGGTCAATAGCGTGGTACAGGATTTAAAAGCCGTTCGTGAGATCGGTCGTAACAATCAGCGGCTTATTGCGGTGATGCAGGATGATCTTCGGGATATTTTGAATTCCCCTTATATCAAACCCGACGAAATAAGCAGGGTGACCGAATCCTTCAGTGCCGTGGTAGATAACTCCCTGGAGACCGCAAGCTTTATCGATGAGATTTTATCAAGTGATCATTTAAAAATGAGTGATGCCGAGCGGGCGGATGTTCTAAAGCGAAAAGAACTCGAGTCTAAAGAAATGGTGACCGATGTGCGGCTAAAAACCAAGCGTTACCGCGAGATCATTTCTTTTCGGGAAATGCAGGACAGGATCAATAATCGGGAAACAGGCTTTTGA
- a CDS encoding conjugal transfer protein TraK, with amino-acid sequence MKTPYKNIYSVLKVNRFIVLAVVLCSMFCSVFAIWMAISTRNKALNSAFAINTDGSIIPLKLVTQKENFRVEALAHLELFHTYFYNIDASSYEKNLEKALWLGNSSVDNLYRQKKAEGVYNRLLQYSLVQKVLTIDSQLEEKEESFHFKTTVIFEINRGNIVDTYELVSSGKLLIVDRHFPHNPHGLLITDYFENSLRKVPSQN; translated from the coding sequence ATGAAAACACCTTATAAAAATATCTATTCGGTATTAAAGGTAAACCGCTTTATCGTGCTGGCCGTAGTGCTTTGCTCGATGTTTTGCAGTGTGTTTGCAATTTGGATGGCCATCTCCACCAGGAATAAGGCCTTGAACAGTGCCTTCGCCATCAATACCGACGGCAGTATTATTCCTTTAAAACTGGTTACCCAAAAAGAAAACTTCCGGGTAGAGGCCCTGGCCCATTTGGAGCTGTTTCACACCTACTTCTATAATATTGATGCCAGCAGCTATGAGAAAAACCTGGAAAAAGCATTATGGCTTGGCAATAGTTCGGTAGATAACCTATACAGGCAGAAAAAGGCCGAAGGGGTTTACAACCGCTTATTGCAGTACTCACTGGTTCAAAAGGTATTAACGATCGATTCGCAGCTCGAAGAAAAGGAGGAATCGTTTCATTTTAAAACCACTGTTATTTTTGAAATCAACCGCGGCAATATAGTAGACACCTATGAATTAGTAAGCTCAGGAAAACTGCTCATCGTAGATCGACACTTTCCCCATAACCCTCACGGACTTCTCATAACGGATTATTTCGAAAACAGTTTAAGAAAAGTACCCTCACAAAATTAA